The genomic DNA AAAATAGAAAATAACAATGATAAAAGTTTTTTACGAAAATAAAATACAACAGCTAGTAAACTTCCTAAATGCAGGACAACATCGAAAAACAACCCCTGATCAGACCAGTTAAGCCAATTAGAGAGTAATATTAGATGTCCTGAAGATGAAATTGGCAAAAATTCAGCAACACCTTGCAGTATTCCTAAAAAAAATGCCTGAAAAAATGTAGTCATAAAATCTAAAACCACTTTAAAATACTATAGACAATACCACCAGAAAGAGTTAAAAGAAGTATTATAATTAAAAATAAGACATGATGCAACTTAAATCTACCAGTTTTAAGATCTCCGAGTTGTTTTGCACGCCAATAAATCAACAAAACCAAAAGCATTTGTGAACTCAAAAATACACCTCCTATTACATCTATTGTCTGAATAAACCCCCTTATTCCAGCCAAAAATAATATAATTGGTAATACGGAGACAATAATGGAAGCTAGTAATTTAGGCATTTTAAAATCCCACATAAACGAATCTTTGAGAGCAAGACCGGTAAGCAAAAAACTATTTCCCATAGCAGTAACCGCAAAAACATTACCCAAAATCAACATTATTGGACCAACTTTATACCCCAAACCAATTGTTGCAATTTCTGTAGTGTCTGCACCAGTCACACCCACTACCACAAGAGTAAAAAGAGAGTAAATCAAGATATTTATTAATCCTGCTAAAATTATAGATTTTTTAAAAATTCTTTTATCTCCTTTTATAATACTCTTTGCTTCTGGAATTGTAGCTAAACCACTATAAGCAAAAAGTAGCACACCGTAAGGCACAAATAAAAACTTCCAATTTACATATACTAAATTTTGAACTTCAAAATGAGAAAAATTTAAAAAAACTATTAAAACTACAATTAAAATTAAACCCAAACTTGTAATAAGTTCAACTTTTTTAATAACGCCCATTCCAACAAAAATTAAAGCTGTTGCAAAAACAAAAAATAAAATACTCCAAATAAAAATACTACCACCAAACAAAGTTGCAAGAGCTTGCCCTTCTCCTATTATATATACAACTAGCACCCCAAAAGCCATAGAATAAACCAACGACATCATTAAAAATTCACCAAATCTTCCCAAATACTTTCGTGCCAAACCAACGAGTTGTAAATTAGTTTTCAACTTAGACAAAACCTCTCCAATTAAAAGATTTAACCCTGTCATAAGCACACCAAACACAACTATATAGACTAGACCAACCATAAGACCAACTTTTGCAACAACAAAAGGTATCCCCAAAACTCCAGCACCAACAGTACCACTAACTATCAAAGCCGTGGACTCATACAGGTTTAGTTGTTTTCTATTTTTATCTTTCATATTTACTCTTAAATTATAACACAAAAAAAACAAACGCAACCTACGCTTGTTTTTTGTTTTTACCTATCTACTCAGCTCTACCTCTGCGCTAAGCTCGTGCTCACAAGCACGAATAGTCACAAGATCTGCAGATGATTTTTCCAGAGTATAACCTGTAATAGATGCAGACCAAGCACCGTCTCCATTTGGACTAATAGGGATTGAGCCCAAGTATCCCTGTGTCACCATATCTGAAATATCCACACAGACAGACTGTGTTGGATCTGTAGTACAAAAACTTGTCACATTTGAAGCTGTAGCCCCAGTCACACAAGTTCCGATAAGATAAACCTGCCCAACAGTTGTGTTTGTAATTGTAGTAAGGTATGTACCGCCGTTGTCAATTTGATCCACCTTAACAGCCTGAAGAATGTTATTTACATCTGAAAATCTTCTTGCATCTCTTGCATCTTTAAAACGCTTTGCAGGATTTAGAGCTACAAAAATTAAAAGAGCCAGAATTGCAATAATTGCAATAACTAAAAGTAATTCGATTAAAGTAAAACCTTTTCTTTTTTCTAAGTACTCTTTAATTTTCATAAAAAAATAACGAAATAATAATACATACATTATACCACAAAATAAAAAATATTTAAATTTATAAGACAAAACAAAAAACAAGCCTTATGCTTGTTTTTTGTTTTTGAAGTTTTTTGAAAACTAACGAGTTAAAGTAATCTCTGTTGTGTTCTCATCTTCACAAGCTCTAATAGTTACAGACCCATTTGCAGCTTTTGCAATAGTGTATCCTGTGTTTGCAGCTGACCATGTTGCGGTACCATCAGGACTTATAGGAATAGATCCTAAATAACCATCTGTCACAAGTCCGGTTAAGTCTGCACAAGCATCTTGAGTTGGTTCTGTTGTACAAAGATAATTTGTTACTGTGGTTGTTGCTCCAGTAGTACAAGTACCGACCATATAAACCTCGGAAGCTGTCGCACTAGTAATACTAGCTAGGTACGGACCTTTATTATCCACCTGGTCAACCTTAATTGCGGTCAAAATATTATTTACATCCGAGAACCTTCTTGAATCACGAGCGTCTGCAAACCTAGTTGCAGGATCTAACGCTACAAAAATTAAAAGAGCCAAAATCGCAATAATTGCGATTACCAAAAGCAATTCGATTAAAGTGAAACCTTTTGCTTTTGCCAAAGTTTTTTTCATTTGCATATGCTATGAATTATATAAATAATAATTAATAAATAATCTTACGAATTTAATTATACCATATTTATTAATTTTTTTTATATTAGACTTGTGTATAACTTACAAATTCTCCTCGTATAGATGCATTTCTAGACTATTAAAATAAACTGATTTTTTAGTATGTTTTTATATTATAATTGTGCATTTCATAAACATAGATAATACATATAATTTATAAAATTTTATTTATAAGTTCTATTCAAGAAACTATCAAAAAAATATCCTGTTGGATATTTTTGTACACTCCAAAAGAATCTCACTACTCACCTCTTCGGGTTGCGCTCCTAAGAACCTTCAGGTTCTTAGGAAAACCTCCTCTACAAGTAGGGGAAAGTTTTCCCCTACCACCCCTTAGTTCGAATCCCTTGGCGTCAAAAAAATACCATTTCAGGTATTTTGTTTGTACACGCCAAGGGATTCGAACCCGAATATGCAGG from Candidatus Magasanikbacteria bacterium includes the following:
- a CDS encoding prepilin-type N-terminal cleavage/methylation domain-containing protein, whose protein sequence is MKIKEYLEKRKGFTLIELLLVIAIIAILALLIFVALNPAKRFKDARDARRFSDVNNILQAVKVDQIDNGGTYLTTITNTTVGQVYLIGTCVTGATASNVTSFCTTDPTQSVCVDISDMVTQGYLGSIPISPNGDGAWSASITGYTLEKSSADLVTIRACEHELSAEVELSR
- a CDS encoding prepilin-type N-terminal cleavage/methylation domain-containing protein encodes the protein MQMKKTLAKAKGFTLIELLLVIAIIAILALLIFVALDPATRFADARDSRRFSDVNNILTAIKVDQVDNKGPYLASITSATASEVYMVGTCTTGATTTVTNYLCTTEPTQDACADLTGLVTDGYLGSIPISPDGTATWSAANTGYTIAKAANGSVTIRACEDENTTEITLTR